Proteins found in one Promicromonospora sukumoe genomic segment:
- a CDS encoding ABC transporter permease, giving the protein MSDIRNSNPGGEDYEPQVTATGVDAVGLAAGGSADPLPGEDKSYSQGQLVARRFFRHRAALSSMIVLGIIIVVAFTSIGVGDIPGWWPKDYRLQYDKIGDGAPTWEYPFGQDTGGKDYFALVMRGTQFSLIIAFAVGIISTIVGTLIGALAGFYRGWIESILMRVTDVFIVIPLLVIAAVLGKTAASWGILGLALVLGLVTWTSLARLVRGEVLSLRERDFVLAAQAVGTGPWRIITRHVLPNAVGVIIVSATLSISAAILLETSLSFLGFGVQPPDTSLGTLISEYQAAFTTRPWLFWWPGLMILAIALCVNFIGDGLRDAFDPRQNRTKD; this is encoded by the coding sequence ATGAGTGACATCAGGAACAGCAACCCCGGCGGCGAGGACTACGAGCCGCAGGTCACGGCCACCGGAGTGGACGCGGTCGGCCTCGCCGCCGGCGGCTCCGCCGACCCGCTGCCCGGCGAGGACAAGTCCTACAGCCAGGGCCAGCTCGTCGCGCGCCGGTTCTTCCGGCACCGGGCCGCCCTCAGCTCGATGATCGTGCTGGGCATCATCATCGTGGTGGCGTTCACGTCCATCGGCGTCGGCGACATCCCCGGCTGGTGGCCCAAGGACTACCGGCTCCAGTACGACAAGATCGGCGACGGCGCGCCCACCTGGGAGTACCCCTTCGGTCAGGACACCGGCGGCAAGGACTACTTCGCGCTGGTCATGCGCGGCACGCAGTTCTCGCTGATCATCGCGTTCGCCGTAGGCATCATCTCCACGATCGTGGGCACGCTGATCGGCGCGCTGGCGGGCTTCTACCGCGGCTGGATCGAGTCGATCCTCATGCGGGTGACCGACGTCTTCATCGTCATCCCGCTGCTGGTGATCGCCGCGGTGCTGGGCAAGACGGCCGCGAGCTGGGGCATCCTCGGCCTGGCCCTCGTGCTCGGCCTCGTCACCTGGACGAGCCTGGCCCGCCTGGTGCGGGGCGAGGTGCTCTCGCTGCGCGAGCGCGACTTCGTGCTCGCGGCCCAGGCGGTCGGCACGGGCCCCTGGCGCATCATCACGCGGCACGTGCTGCCCAACGCCGTCGGCGTGATCATCGTGTCCGCGACGCTGTCGATCTCGGCGGCGATCCTGCTCGAGACCTCGCTGAGCTTCCTCGGGTTCGGCGTCCAGCCGCCCGACACCTCGCTCGGCACGCTCATCTCCGAGTACCAGGCCGCCTTCACGACCCGGCCCTGGCTGTTCTGGTGGCCGGGCCTGATGATCCTGGCCATCGCCCTGTGCGTGAACTTCATCGGCGACGGCCTGCGCGACGCGTTCGACCCCCGCCAGAACCGGACCAAGGACTGA
- a CDS encoding ABC transporter permease → MLKFILRRIGASALVLLGASLLVYVLTINSGDPLKDLRESNVQNKQQLIDQRTALLRLDDPWYERYWDWLRGVGGCFTGNCDLGVTVNGVDVLGLTQQAASSTLRLVTVATLLAIVVGISLGILTAIRQYSGFDYSITFSAFLFFSLPVFWAATLLKEYAAIQYNNWIADGHYAPLTIVIVAVVAAFLLQAVLGGTRKRRLLTAAAVFAFVMITLFVFNALNWWREPMFGIGGVLVVSVAAGVLVTSLVAGVRNRRALYAALTTSAVGTISYLAFAPLLVNSPSWLLLAGLFVLAIVVSVGIGAAWGGYARKQSMLVTGITGVITSLLVVADILIAHWSSFLGIKSRPISTIGSQTPNFTGEFWEQVLDMGTQILLPTVLLTLVSVASYSRYTRSSMLETLNQDYVRTGRSKGLSEREVIVKHAFRNALIPITTIIAFDFAGIIGGAIITEQVFGWKGMGALFQDGLNAVDPAPVMAFFLVTGIAAVLMNLLADIAYAALDPRIRR, encoded by the coding sequence GTGCTCAAGTTCATCCTCCGGCGCATCGGCGCCTCGGCGCTCGTCCTGCTCGGCGCCTCACTGCTCGTGTACGTCCTGACCATCAACTCGGGCGACCCGCTCAAGGACCTGCGCGAGTCCAACGTCCAGAACAAGCAGCAGCTCATCGACCAGCGGACCGCGCTGTTGCGGCTCGACGATCCCTGGTACGAGCGCTACTGGGACTGGCTCAGGGGCGTCGGAGGCTGTTTCACCGGCAACTGTGACCTCGGCGTCACCGTGAACGGCGTCGACGTGCTCGGCCTGACGCAGCAGGCGGCCAGCTCCACGCTGCGCCTGGTGACCGTGGCCACGCTGCTCGCCATCGTCGTCGGCATCTCGCTCGGCATCCTCACCGCGATCCGGCAGTACTCGGGCTTCGACTACTCGATCACGTTCAGCGCGTTCCTCTTCTTCTCGCTGCCGGTCTTCTGGGCGGCCACGCTGCTCAAGGAGTACGCGGCCATCCAGTACAACAACTGGATAGCCGACGGGCACTACGCGCCGTTGACCATCGTGATAGTCGCGGTGGTGGCGGCCTTCCTGCTCCAGGCGGTCCTCGGCGGCACCAGGAAGCGCCGGCTGCTGACGGCGGCGGCCGTGTTCGCGTTCGTCATGATCACCCTCTTCGTCTTCAACGCCCTCAACTGGTGGCGCGAGCCGATGTTCGGCATCGGCGGCGTCCTCGTCGTCTCGGTCGCCGCGGGTGTCCTCGTCACGTCGCTCGTCGCCGGCGTCCGCAACCGGCGCGCGCTGTACGCGGCGCTCACGACATCCGCCGTCGGCACGATCTCGTACCTGGCCTTCGCGCCGCTCCTGGTCAACAGCCCGAGCTGGCTCCTGCTCGCGGGACTGTTCGTGCTGGCGATCGTGGTCTCCGTGGGGATCGGCGCCGCCTGGGGCGGCTACGCCCGCAAGCAGTCCATGCTCGTCACCGGCATCACCGGCGTCATCACCAGCCTCCTGGTCGTCGCCGACATCCTCATCGCGCACTGGTCCAGCTTCCTGGGCATCAAGTCCCGCCCGATCTCGACGATCGGCTCGCAGACGCCGAACTTCACCGGCGAGTTCTGGGAGCAGGTGCTCGACATGGGCACGCAGATCCTGCTGCCGACCGTCCTGCTCACCCTGGTCTCCGTGGCGAGCTACTCGCGGTACACGCGGTCCTCGATGCTCGAGACGCTGAACCAGGACTACGTGCGCACCGGCCGGTCCAAGGGCCTGTCCGAGCGCGAGGTCATCGTCAAGCACGCGTTCCGCAACGCGCTGATCCCGATCACGACGATCATCGCGTTCGACTTCGCGGGCATCATCGGCGGCGCGATCATCACCGAGCAGGTGTTCGGCTGGAAGGGCATGGGTGCCCTGTTCCAGGACGGCCTGAACGCCGTCGACCCGGCGCCGGTGATGGCGTTCTTCCTCGTCACGGGCATCGCCGCCGTGCTGATGAACCTGCTGGCAGACATCGCGTACGCGGCCCTCGACCCCCGGATCCGGCGCTGA